A window of Haliscomenobacter hydrossis DSM 1100 contains these coding sequences:
- a CDS encoding GxxExxY protein yields MGYLYKDLSDKIYDCLFTVHRALGPGLLESIYELCLKKELEDAGLFVEQQKPVPLTYKGIIFETGYRIDLMVDKKIILELKAVETMNPVYQAQLLTYLKLSEMKLGLVVNFNVALIKNGITRVILT; encoded by the coding sequence ATGGGATACTTATATAAAGATTTATCAGACAAGATCTATGATTGTTTATTTACCGTACACCGAGCACTAGGGCCAGGGCTATTGGAATCCATTTATGAACTATGCCTGAAGAAAGAACTTGAAGATGCGGGACTATTCGTTGAACAACAAAAACCTGTACCATTGACCTATAAAGGGATAATTTTTGAGACGGGCTATCGAATAGATTTAATGGTAGATAAAAAAATTATTCTTGAACTCAAAGCTGTTGAAACCATGAACCCTGTCTATCAGGCACAATTACTGACTTATCTAAAACTCTCTGAAATGAAGCTTGGGCTAGTGGTCAATTTTAATGTTGCCTTAATTAAAAATGGAATCACACGAGTGATCCTCACTTAA
- a CDS encoding ComF family protein yields MMFTSALEWIDDLLGLLYPRLCPACEENSLPKESLICLQCHCELPYTEHHLNTENAFTERFWGRVPLHSAAAMLQFTKGGRVQALMHQLKYGGNMEVGIRLGIIFGEKLRSAPDFASVDLIVPIPLHPRRQRQRGYNQSACIAAGLSQGMGVEYSEQHLRRVAYTTTQTQKNRLDRFDNVSTAFQVRKVTALQDRHMLLVDDVLTTGATLEAAALPLLEVPGLKLSMATLAIAT; encoded by the coding sequence ATGATGTTTACTTCTGCTCTCGAATGGATCGATGACCTCTTGGGTTTGCTCTATCCTCGTCTTTGCCCGGCTTGTGAAGAAAATAGCCTGCCTAAAGAAAGCCTCATCTGTTTGCAATGCCATTGCGAACTGCCTTACACCGAACACCATTTAAACACCGAGAATGCCTTTACCGAACGCTTTTGGGGAAGAGTGCCGCTGCATTCCGCCGCAGCCATGCTGCAATTCACCAAAGGAGGCCGGGTTCAAGCCTTGATGCACCAATTGAAATATGGCGGAAACATGGAAGTAGGCATTCGCCTGGGCATCATTTTTGGGGAAAAACTGCGTTCTGCCCCTGATTTTGCTTCGGTAGACTTAATTGTACCGATTCCGCTACACCCACGGCGGCAAAGGCAGCGGGGTTACAACCAGAGTGCCTGTATTGCGGCGGGTTTATCGCAGGGAATGGGGGTGGAATATTCAGAACAGCATCTGCGTCGTGTAGCCTACACGACCACCCAAACCCAAAAAAATCGCCTGGATCGTTTTGACAATGTGAGCACCGCTTTTCAGGTGCGCAAAGTTACGGCGTTGCAAGATCGGCACATGTTATTGGTAGATGATGTATTGACTACCGGGGCTACCCTGGAAGCCGCTGCTTTGCCTTTGTTGGAGGTGCCGGGGTTGAAGTTGAGTATGGCCACGCTGGCGATTGCTACTTAA
- a CDS encoding type II toxin-antitoxin system VapC family toxin, with product MKKIALDTNVAIALLNGNSEIVTIIQSFDSIYLPITVCGELLYGAKNSAKSKTNLEFYRNFINACAILDTNAIVADEYSDIRLELKSKGNPIPENDIWIAALCRAYGIPLYTLDRHFANISNLNIFSLI from the coding sequence ATGAAAAAAATAGCCCTGGATACCAATGTTGCTATTGCCTTACTCAATGGCAATTCAGAAATTGTTACGATTATCCAATCTTTTGATTCCATTTACTTGCCAATCACTGTTTGTGGGGAATTGCTTTATGGCGCAAAAAATTCAGCAAAAAGCAAAACAAATCTGGAGTTTTATCGAAATTTCATCAATGCTTGCGCCATTTTGGATACTAATGCCATTGTAGCGGATGAATACTCGGACATTCGCCTGGAGCTAAAATCAAAAGGGAACCCTATCCCTGAAAATGACATTTGGATTGCTGCACTTTGCAGGGCTTATGGTATCCCGCTTTATACGCTAGACAGGCACTTTGCAAACATCTCCAACTTAAACATCTTTTCTCTGATATAA